In Apium graveolens cultivar Ventura chromosome 10, ASM990537v1, whole genome shotgun sequence, the following are encoded in one genomic region:
- the LOC141690638 gene encoding uncharacterized protein LOC141690638 codes for MHPGTTKTYQTMKPHYWWPGMKKEVAEFTANCLTCQQVKTEHQAPAGSWDEYIALMEFVYNNQFHSNIGMTSYEALYGRKCRSSLYWDKEGTMILEGPNIVQNTLDKVNIKKEKSKAI; via the exons ATGCATCCGGGAACAACCAAAACGTATCAGACTATGAAACCTCATTATTGGTGGCCTGGAATGAAAAAGGAAGTAGCAGAATTCACAGCAAATTGTTTGACATGTCAACAAGTGAAAACAGAACATCAAGCTCCAGCAG GTTCTTGGGACGAATACATTGCTTTAATGGAGTTTGTATACAATAATCAGTTTCATAGTAATATTGGCATGACATCATATGAAGCATTATACGGAAGAAAGTGCAGAAGTTCGTTGTATTGGGATAAAGAAGGTACGATGATCTTAGAAGGGCCTAATATTGTTCAAAATACGCTTGACAAAGTTAACATTAAGAAAGAGAAGTCGAAGGCAATATAA